A stretch of the Chitinophagaceae bacterium genome encodes the following:
- the gldD gene encoding gliding motility lipoprotein GldD: MKTILYYALSLHVLFLCSILFSCEEKYIQRARAYPRIELPPHTYQLFQNHYPYSFEHHTKSFIKKDSGWLSEPYWISIEYPHFSCWIQLTYKPINKNRPLDLEKYLNDSYKLTYKHKIKAYSIEESLIKLPNGSIASVSEIMGDTPTQFHFHTTDSTKHFLRGALYFNTSEKNDSLKPIIEYVKYDILHLLNTLKWK, encoded by the coding sequence ATGAAAACAATACTATATTACGCACTATCTCTCCATGTATTATTTCTCTGCTCCATACTCTTTTCCTGTGAAGAAAAATACATTCAAAGAGCAAGAGCATACCCAAGAATAGAACTTCCTCCTCACACTTACCAATTATTTCAAAACCATTATCCATACTCTTTTGAACACCATACAAAATCTTTCATCAAAAAAGATTCGGGATGGCTGAGCGAACCTTACTGGATAAGCATAGAATATCCTCATTTTAGTTGTTGGATTCAACTTACTTATAAGCCTATCAATAAAAATCGTCCACTTGATTTAGAAAAATATCTGAATGATTCGTATAAACTGACTTACAAGCATAAAATAAAAGCATATTCTATTGAAGAATCACTCATAAAACTACCCAATGGGAGCATTGCAAGTGTTTCTGAAATAATGGGAGATACTCCTACACAATTTCATTTTCATACCACTGATTCTACCAAACATTTTTTACGAGGTGCTTTATATTTCAATACTTCTGAAAAAAATGATTCCTTAAAGCCAATCATAGAATATGTAAAATATGATATTCTCCATCTCCTGAACACACTAAAATGGAAATAA
- a CDS encoding NRDE family protein yields MCVLLFSWKQHPKYPFVMASNRDEHYERPTKALHFWEDYPDVLAGRDLQAGGSWMGFSKKHRFAAITNYRNGLHKGATLSRGNLVKDFLVSDKDPAVFFESMQNTFEEYNGFNFLFGVRSSLYYCNNEDKKLVEIAPGLYGISNAVLDTPWFKIELGKAKLKGILAQEEIVADNIFEMLQDATQAPDDLLPKTGISMEREKLLSSLFIKSNNYGTCSSALITVDTKKTIHFTENEYTVGKRKGGRQDFYINNTTL; encoded by the coding sequence ATGTGTGTATTACTATTTTCGTGGAAGCAGCACCCCAAATATCCTTTTGTAATGGCATCTAATAGAGATGAACATTATGAACGTCCTACAAAAGCACTTCATTTTTGGGAAGATTACCCTGATGTTTTAGCAGGAAGAGATCTTCAAGCAGGGGGTTCGTGGATGGGATTCAGTAAAAAGCATAGATTTGCTGCTATTACGAATTATAGAAATGGATTGCACAAGGGGGCGACTCTTTCTCGTGGAAATTTGGTAAAGGACTTTCTGGTATCTGATAAAGATCCCGCAGTTTTTTTTGAATCCATGCAGAATACTTTTGAGGAATACAATGGTTTTAATTTTTTATTTGGAGTCAGGAGTTCTCTTTACTATTGTAATAACGAAGATAAGAAGTTAGTAGAAATTGCTCCTGGTCTTTATGGTATTAGCAATGCTGTTTTGGATACACCTTGGTTCAAAATAGAATTAGGAAAAGCAAAATTGAAAGGTATTCTCGCTCAAGAAGAGATTGTTGCAGATAATATTTTTGAGATGTTGCAAGATGCCACGCAGGCACCCGATGATTTATTACCTAAGACAGGGATTAGCATGGAGAGGGAAAAATTACTTTCTTCTCTTTTTATTAAAAGTAATAATTACGGAACATGTTCTTCTGCTCTCATTACTGTTGATACAAAAAAAACAATACATTTTACAGAAAACGAATATACAGTGGGCAAAAGAAAGGGAGGACGACAGGATTTTTATATAAATAATACAACATTATAA
- a CDS encoding VCBS repeat-containing protein, which produces MNINKKTLLLCVSIVCFCRTLSAQFVEITSPGFTFVGMHSGIDLNGITNGINASSRSSAFFDYDEDGDLDILVSEYGAVFEMDGALTDGNYKLYQNNRGSSFTEITTALLGLENPTNSFGDYDNDGYIDVFSGGYFWGETTEYRFAALYRNGSGTGFSIDITFAGVRDGTSAFVDYDNDGDLDLFVSGEYGLESGLNKLASYFYKNTGGVFSKEDSLEGVRSGSCLFEDYDNDGDKDLFLCGNNGTNKIFDLYNNNRTGFSRVEGTSFVGVDYSSLSIGDYDKDGYIDILATGSSTSAVVSTLYRNKNGKRFSAVNASFTGVRRGGGRFIDYDNDGDLDIFLSGEASSGDITKLYQNNAGVFTEKNTQVTAVRNAYSVFGDYDNDGDMDLFLRGFDNSYDINISKLYRNDTIQNVLFTTNSSPSLLMGLHSSVSGDSVLFSWNRGLDNQTAKKGLSYNLYIRNGTNIIRTSHSFGINGKRSIPQRGKVQDTFLLVKNIPAGVSEWGVQSIDGSFVSSNWATGTFSITASDVPIAVIRDNFPTEFTLVWNRVSVATAYELDISTDAGFQTFFYQDTLVNQIDTTQRISSLTEGVRYYYRIRSVVSGGYSHYNQSSVIFSNRFTALTGSGYTFSNETSYSTAFGDYDSDGDLDFVLTTDSDPQMYENVSGIFSRIYSGSFSTVSSANRVGFIDFDNDKKLDLFFQKDNSTTLYKNNGTGFSIFMGATFVSVDLASLSFGDYNNDGYVDIFLTGNNNTNLISKLYKNNRGTGFTEVTGNTFTGVRYGSSSFGDYDNDGDLDLFLLGDTYSNNIGEIYKNTEGIFIKEITVLNKERSGAYLHNVCVDYDKDGDLDILVIKKDASEWYVNTSGSFVKGDIFVGDYKYASFGDINNDGYLDMFLTKQTSSHLYKNNKTGFSEIIHNAFNGFTEGSSHIVDYDNDGDLDIFVAGGNSQMIYRNELLTKPFSPNTPPSAPTHLSEEKLSNRSYRLKWSSALDDKTSKKSLQYNIYIGTSPSKRDSIRSAHSFTDDGTRKILFQGLISDTSYVLQNQAPRDYYWSVQAIDGSLAGGTWATERIYNFAATKDQQTISFTNLTKTFGDPPFILANTNSGLLISYSSSSSIVSFSKNSISIIGTGTASITAYNNGNAFTLAEDSTVILTIHKAAQSISFETIT; this is translated from the coding sequence ATGAATATAAATAAAAAAACATTACTTTTATGTGTGAGTATTGTATGCTTTTGCAGGACTCTTTCTGCACAGTTCGTAGAGATTACTTCTCCAGGTTTTACTTTTGTGGGAATGCATTCAGGAATAGATCTCAATGGAATTACTAATGGCATAAATGCTTCGTCGCGTAGTAGTGCTTTCTTTGATTATGATGAAGATGGGGATTTAGACATACTTGTTTCTGAATATGGTGCAGTGTTTGAGATGGATGGAGCTCTTACAGATGGAAATTATAAACTCTATCAAAATAATAGAGGAAGTAGTTTTACAGAGATTACTACTGCTTTATTAGGTTTGGAAAACCCTACCAATAGTTTTGGGGATTATGATAATGATGGATATATAGATGTATTTTCAGGAGGATATTTTTGGGGAGAGACGACAGAATACCGCTTTGCTGCCCTTTATAGGAATGGAAGTGGGACGGGTTTTTCTATAGATATAACTTTTGCAGGGGTGCGAGATGGTACGAGTGCTTTTGTGGATTATGATAATGATGGGGATTTGGATTTATTTGTTTCGGGAGAGTATGGTTTAGAGTCTGGTTTGAATAAGTTGGCTTCTTATTTTTATAAAAATACGGGAGGAGTATTTTCGAAAGAAGATTCTTTAGAGGGGGTTCGAAGTGGTTCTTGTCTTTTTGAGGATTATGATAACGATGGAGACAAGGATTTATTTTTATGCGGGAATAACGGGACAAATAAGATATTTGATTTATATAATAATAATAGAACGGGTTTTTCAAGAGTGGAAGGGACATCCTTTGTGGGAGTAGATTATAGTTCTCTATCTATTGGTGACTATGACAAAGATGGATATATAGATATTCTTGCCACGGGAAGTTCCACTTCTGCGGTAGTTTCCACACTGTATAGAAATAAAAATGGGAAACGATTTAGTGCTGTGAATGCTTCATTTACAGGTGTGCGAAGGGGAGGTGGTCGTTTTATAGATTATGATAATGATGGGGATTTGGATATTTTTCTGTCGGGTGAAGCGAGTAGTGGAGATATTACTAAATTATATCAAAATAATGCGGGTGTTTTTACAGAAAAGAACACACAGGTTACTGCTGTTAGAAATGCATATAGTGTTTTTGGGGACTACGATAATGATGGGGATATGGATTTATTTTTACGAGGATTTGATAACAGTTATGATATTAATATTTCCAAACTGTATAGAAATGATACTATTCAAAATGTTTTATTTACGACTAATTCCTCCCCTTCGCTTCTTATGGGATTACATTCTTCGGTTTCGGGAGATAGTGTTTTATTTTCTTGGAATAGAGGTTTAGATAATCAAACAGCAAAAAAGGGACTCAGTTATAATCTGTATATTCGTAATGGAACAAATATAATTAGAACTTCCCATTCTTTTGGTATTAATGGGAAACGAAGTATTCCTCAAAGAGGGAAAGTGCAGGATACTTTTTTACTCGTCAAGAATATTCCTGCGGGAGTTTCTGAATGGGGGGTTCAGTCAATAGATGGATCTTTTGTATCGAGTAATTGGGCTACGGGAACATTTTCTATTACTGCATCTGATGTTCCCATTGCTGTTATTCGAGATAATTTTCCTACAGAATTTACACTCGTATGGAATAGAGTATCTGTTGCTACCGCTTATGAGTTAGATATTTCCACTGATGCAGGGTTCCAAACTTTTTTTTACCAAGATACTTTAGTAAATCAAATAGATACTACCCAAAGAATATCTTCCCTGACTGAGGGTGTTCGTTATTATTATCGTATCCGTTCTGTTGTATCGGGAGGATATAGTCATTATAATCAGAGTTCTGTTATTTTTAGTAATAGATTTACTGCATTGACGGGTTCGGGATATACTTTTAGTAACGAAACCTCTTATTCTACGGCATTTGGTGATTATGATAGTGATGGTGACTTGGATTTTGTTCTTACTACCGACTCCGATCCTCAAATGTATGAAAATGTTTCAGGAATATTTTCTCGGATATACTCAGGTTCTTTTTCTACTGTTTCGAGTGCTAATAGAGTTGGTTTTATTGACTTTGATAATGATAAAAAACTAGATCTCTTTTTTCAAAAAGATAATTCCACAACTCTCTATAAAAATAATGGAACAGGATTTTCCATATTTATGGGAGCGACATTTGTATCAGTAGATTTAGCATCTCTATCATTTGGAGATTATAATAATGATGGGTATGTGGATATTTTTCTAACGGGAAATAACAATACTAATCTTATTTCCAAGCTCTATAAAAATAACAGAGGCACGGGATTTACAGAAGTAACAGGAAATACTTTTACAGGCGTAAGATATGGTAGTAGTTCTTTTGGGGATTATGATAATGATGGGGATTTGGATTTGTTTTTATTAGGAGATACTTATAGCAACAACATAGGAGAAATTTATAAAAATACAGAAGGAATATTCATCAAAGAAATAACAGTACTGAATAAAGAGCGATCGGGTGCCTATCTTCATAATGTATGTGTAGATTACGATAAAGATGGGGATTTAGATATATTGGTAATAAAAAAAGATGCATCTGAATGGTATGTAAATACATCAGGTTCTTTTGTAAAAGGGGATATTTTTGTGGGAGATTATAAATATGCTTCTTTTGGAGACATAAATAATGATGGATATTTAGATATGTTTTTAACAAAACAAACCTCATCTCATCTTTATAAAAATAATAAGACAGGTTTCTCTGAAATAATTCATAATGCATTCAATGGATTTACAGAAGGAAGCAGTCATATTGTGGATTATGATAATGATGGGGACTTAGATATATTTGTAGCAGGAGGAAATTCTCAAATGATATATAGAAATGAATTACTTACAAAACCATTTTCTCCTAATACTCCTCCATCTGCTCCTACTCATCTATCAGAAGAAAAACTATCCAATAGAAGTTACCGTCTCAAATGGTCATCTGCTCTAGACGATAAGACATCTAAAAAATCACTCCAATACAATATATACATAGGAACTTCCCCATCAAAACGAGATAGTATTAGAAGCGCTCATTCTTTTACAGATGATGGTACCAGAAAAATTCTCTTTCAGGGGCTTATTTCGGATACAAGTTATGTGTTACAAAATCAAGCCCCTCGTGATTATTATTGGAGCGTACA